DNA sequence from the Amycolatopsis sp. Hca4 genome:
ACGGCTCCAGCGCGAAGTGCGGCAACCGGCGGTCCAGCCACCGCGGCAGCCACCACGCGCGGGCGCCGAGCAGCCGCATGATCGCCGGGACCAGCAGGCAGCGGATCACCAGTGCGTCCAGCAGCACCGCGACCGCCAGGCCCAGCCCGAACTGGGCCAGCATCCGGGACGGGTCGAGCAGGAACGCGCCGAACACCAGGACCATGTTCGCGCCCGCCGCGGTGATCACCGCGCCCGTCGAGGCGAGGCCCTCGCGCACCGCCAGCCGGGCGTTGCCCGTGCGGCGCCACTCCTCGTGCATGCGGGACACCAGGAACACCTCGTAGTCCATCGACAGCCCGAAGACGATCGCGAAGATCATCACCGGCACGAACGCCTCGATCGGGCCCGGCTGGGCGCCGAACCAGCCGTCGCCGAACACCAGGGTCATCACGCCGAGGGAGGCGCCGATGCTCAGCAGGTTCAGCAGTGCCGCCTTGAGCGGGATCAGCACCGAGCGGAACACCACCATCAGCAGCAACGCCGACAACCCGACCACGACCAGCACGAACAGCGGCAGCCGGGCCGCGACGGCGTCCGCGAAGTCCGTCGCGGCCGCCACCGAGCCGCCTACCAGGTAGTGGCCCGGCAGTGCCGGGAGGACGTCGGTCCGCAGCCGCGTTACCAGCTCGGCGGTCGCCGCGTCCTGGGGTGACGTCGTCGGGAAGGCCAGCACGGTCCGGCCCATCGGCGGCAGGACCCGCGCGATGCCCGGCGTGGTCGTCAGCTTCTGCTGCAGCGCACCGGTGTCGCCGTCCTCCGTGACGATCGCGAGCGGGCCGGTGAAGCCCGGGCCGAAGCCGTCGGCCAGCCAGTCGTAGGCCTGCCGCGTGGTGGAGCCGGCCGGGTCGGTGCCCGCGTCGGCGAACCCGAGCCGCATCCCCGCGGCCGGAATGGACAGTCCGATGAGGACGATCAGGCCGATGGCCAGCGGGGCCAGCGGACGACGTTGGACGCCGTCGGCGAGCCGCCGCCACGCCTTGCCGGGTTCCCTGCGGAGAGCCTGCCGGCGGATGCCGCGTTCGAGGCGCTTGCCGAACAGCGACAGCAACGCGGGCAGCAGCGTGACGGACGCGAGCATCGTCATCAGGACAGTGAGCGCGACCGACAGCGCCACCCCGCGCAGCCCGCCGAGCCCGAGCGCCAGCAGGCCGAGCAGCGCGATGATCACCGTCGTCCCGGCGAACAGCACCGAGCGGCCCGCCGTGTCGAGTGCCCGCCGGGCGGCCGCGTCGCGGTCGTGGCCGGCCAGGATTTCGCTGCGGTAGCGGGAAAAGATCAGCAGCGCGTAGTCGACGCCGACACCGAACCCGACCAGCATCATCAGGGGCGCGGTGTAGCTCGCGATGTCGACGAAGTGCGAGACGACCGTGATCACGCCCAGCGTGCTGCCGACCGCGAACACCGCGGTGATCACCGGCAGCCCGGCGGCGAGCAGCGAACGGAACAGGAAGACGAGGATGACCAGCGCGGCGAGCAGCCCGACGCCTTCCGCGGGACCACCGCCTCCGGAGATCCGCTCGACCGGGTCCCCGGCGAGCGCGAACTCGACGGGCCCGGCCCGCTTCGCGGTGTCGGCGAACTTCACGATGTCGTCGTACGGGAGGTCGGTCGACGCCGCGTCGAAAGTGACGGTGGCGTAACCGATCCGCCCGTCGGGGGAGAGCGTCGGCTCGGTCACCGACCGCACGTGCGGCAGCGACCGGACTTCCCCGAGCATGTCGTCGATCGGCGCGCGGTTCGCGGCGAGCCCGCCGTCGGCCTTCAGCACGATCTGCGCGCTCGCGCCGGACTGCGCTGTCCGGTCGAGCAGGTCGACGACCTGCTGCGATTCGGTGCCGGGCAACGAGTTGTCGTCGTGGAACGCGCTGCCGGCCAGCTGCGAGGTGGCCGTGACGCCGATGAGGACCAGTGCCCAGAGCGCGACGGCGAGCCACCGGTGGCGCTGCGCCCAGCCGGCCAGCCGGGCCAGGCCGCCGCCGGTGGTACGAGTGATGGTGTCCATGGTGGACAAGGATTCGCGAGCGGGGCCTACCGCGCGTCGCGCAGCGGAGGACACTTCGCCTGCTCCCGGCGGTGTCCCCTAAGGCCGGTCCCGTACACCCGGGGGAGTACGGGTCAGGGTGCCAGCCACCGCGGCGTCACCGCGCCGGATTCGTAGGCGAGGACGACGAGCTGCGCCCGGTCGTGCGTGCCGGTCTTGGTCATGATGCGGCTGACGTGCGTCTTCGCCGTCGCCGGGCTGAGGGTGAGCTCGCGGGCGATGTCGTCGTTCGACAGTCCGGCCGCGACCAGGGTCAGCACTTCGCGCTCGCGCTCGGTGAGCCGGTCCAGCGCCGGCGACGGCGCGGGACGGGTGCCGCGCGCGGCGAACTCCGCGATCAGCCGCCGGGTGATCGAGGGCGCCAGCAGCGCGTCGCCGCGGGCGACCACGCGCACGGCGTGGATCAGCTCCGCGGGCTCGGTGTCCTTCACCAGGAACCCGCTCGCGCCCGCCCGCAGCGCGCCGTAGACGTCTTCGTCGAGGTCGAACGTCGTGAGGATGACGACCTTGGTCCGGACGCCCGGGTCTTCGAGGAGGTGCCGGGTGGCGGCGAGGCCGTCGAGCACCGGCATCCGGATGTCCATCAGCACGACGTCGGGGTGGTGGTCGTGCGCGGCCTGCAGCGCCTCGCGCCCGTCGGCGGCCTCGGCCACGACGGTGATGTCGTCCTCGCCGTCCAAAATGGACCGGAAGCCGGCGCGGACGAGCCGCTGGTCGTCGACGAGCAGGACCCGGATCATCGGCCCATCATCGCACCGGCAGCCGGGCCCGCACGCGGTAACCGCCGTCTTCGCGCGGTGCCGCGGTCAGCTCGCCGCCGAGCGCCCGCGCGCGTTCGGCCATCCCGCGGATGCCGTTGCCGGCCGGGGCCTCGCCGCCGCGGCCGTCGTCGTCGACCTGCACGGAAAGCTCGTCGGCGCCGTAGCCGAGCCGGACGACGACGGTCTTCGCACCGGCGTGCTTGGCGACGTTCGTCAGCGCCTCCTGGACCACCCGGAACGCGGCGTGCTCGACGTCCGGGGGGAGGTCCCGCGCGACGCCGTCGATCTCGGTGCGCACGGTCAGCCCGGACGCGCCGACCGATTCGGCCAGCTCCGCGACCCGCTGGAGGCTCGGCCCGCCGGCCTGGCGGAGCATGCCGAGCGTCGTGCGCAGCTCCTGGAGTGCGGTCTTGCTGGCGTCCTTGATGGCGCCGAGCGCCTCCTCGGCCTGGCCGGGGTCACGCCGGTGCAGCGCGGCGCCGGCCTGGACGTTGATCAGCGCGAGGTGGTGGCCGAGGACATCGTGCAGCTCGCGGGCGATGCGCAGGCGTTCGTCGGTGGCGCGCGCCCGCGCCTCGGCCTCCTTGGTGCGCTCGGCCTCGGCGCGGTAGTGCGCGACGGCCCCGCCGGCGACCAGCGCGACGAACCAGCCGGTCATCAGGAAGAACGCGAAGTTGTCGACGTGCCGGCCGGTCCGCGAGCTGATTTCCCCGGCGGTGACCCCGGCCATCGCGGCGACGACGAGCAGCGCGGCGCCGCGGATCCGCCCGGCCGCGGCGGCGTTGTAGAGGGCGTAGGCGAAGGCGAGCAGGACGAGGCCGTCGGGGTCGGTGAGGGGGTAGTAGACGGCGCAGCAGACGAGCGTGAACGCGGCAACGGCCAGCGGGAAGCGGCGCCGGAAGAAGAGGGCGGCGCAGCCGAGGCCGGTGAGCACCCAGCCGAGAGCGGCGTGGTGCGCGGGCTCGGGACGGTCCCCCAGCACGGCGAAGAGCGAGCCGACGACGACCGCGACGACGACCGCCAGCTCGGCCGCGTACCGGCGTGGCCAGGACATGGGGAGAGTTTAGGAGCAAGGCGTAACAACCGGACGGCTTCGATCGACTTCTGCGACATTGCTTCGTGGTGCCAAGGAGTCGTCGTGCGGATGAAGCTCGGTGCGGTGCTGGTCGCGGGTCTGCTGGTCACGGGCTGCGGGGTGGGTTCCGTGCCGCCCAAGGACACCGGCAACCTCGGCGTTCTCGCGCCCACCAGCTCGGCCTACCCGACCCCCACGTACCCGGTGCCGACCGAGACGACGGCTTCGGCTTCGACGACCACGGAAGCGCCGGCGGCCGCCGTGACTCCCACGGCCGTCCCGACGGCGATCGCACCGAAGGCGGCTGTTCCGACGGCGGCCGCGCCGAAGCCGGCCGCGCCCAAGACCACGGCCCCGAAGCCCCCGGCGCCGCGGACCACCGCGCAGGCCGCGCCGAAGCCGGCCGAGTGCGGTGCCGACTACTACCGGAACTCGGACGGCAACTGCGTCCACCGGCCCAGCGACAACCCGGCCGGCGCCACGGCCATCTGCAAGGACGGCACCTACAGCTACAGCCAGCACCGCTCGGGCACCTGCTCCGGCCACGGAGGCGTCCGCACCTGGCTGTGACGAAACCACCACTCGTACGGAAATCCGTCACCCCGTGGGTACAGTGCATGAAGTTGCATGACGCGTACTAAGTACCCACTGGGGGTGTGGTGGTGTCCCGTTCCGGCCGGCCGATCGTCGTGGTGCTCGCTTCGTGCGGGCTCGTCGCGTCGTTCATGCAGACGCTGGTCGTGCCGCTGATCCCCGTCTTCCCGCGGCTGCTGCACGTCCCTGCGGCCGACGCCTCCTGGGTGGTCACCGTGACGCTGCTGGCCGCGTCCGTCATCACGCCGGTCAGCGGGCGGCTGGGCGACCTCTACGGCAAACGGCGGATGATCCTCGTCAGCCTCGGCCTGCTCATCGCCGGCTCGGTCGTGTCCGCGACGACCAGCGCCCTCGGGTTCCAGATCCTCGGGCGCGGGCTGCAGGGCTGCGCGATGGGCGTGATCCCGCTCGGCATCAGCATCATGCGCGACGAACTGCCGCCCGAACGCGTCGGCGGGGCCATCTCGCTGATGAGCGCGACCCTCGGGGTCGGCGGGGCCATCGGGCTACCGGTCGCGGCCGTGGTCGCCGAGAACGCCGACTGGCACGTGCTCTTCTGGACCGCCGCCGGGCTCGGGCTGGCCTGCGCGCTGCTCATCGTCACCGTGGTGCCCGAGTCGCCGCTGCGCACGCCCGCCCCCTTCGACTACTTCGGCGCCTTCGGCCTGGCCGCCGGGCTGCTCTGCCTGCTGCTGCCGGTGGTCAAGGGCGGCACCTGGGGCTGGACCAGCGTCCCGACGCTCGGGCTGGCCGCGGCCGCCGTCGTCGTGCTGCTCGGCTGGGGTGCCTACCAGCTGCGCCGCCGTGATCCGCTGGTCGACCTGCGGGTCTCCGCGCGCCGTCCGGTGCTGTTCACGAACCTCGCGTCGATCATGGTCGGCTTCGCGTTGTACGCCATGGCGCTGTCGTTCCCGCAGCTGCTGCAGGCGCCGGCGTCGACCGGCTACGGGCTGGGCCAGACGATGGTCGAGTCCGGGCTCACGCTGGCCCCGAACGGCCTGGTGATGATGCTGCTCTCGCCGGTTTCCGCGCGGCTCATCGCCCGGTTCGGCCCCCGCCCGACGCTGATCAGCGGCTCGCTGGTGATCGCCGCCGGGTACGGGTTCGCGATCGTGCTGATGGACAACGCGTTCGAGCTGATCACCGCGTCGGTGATCATCGGGGCCGGCGTCGGCATCGCGTACGCGGCGATGCCCGCGCTGATCATGGGCTCGGTGCCGGTCACCGAGACGGCGTCGGCGAACGGCTTGAACTCCCTGATGCGCTCGGTCGGCACGGCGATCTCCAGCGCGGTGATGGCGGCGATGCTGGCCCAGCTGACGATCAGCGTCGGCGGGCTGCCGGTGCCGTCGCTGTTCGGCTTCCGCGCGACGTTCGCGGTGGCCGCGTTCGCCGCGCTGGCCGGCGCCCTGCTCGCGGCGCTGGTCCCGCGGAAGCGGACCGCGCCGGAGCTGGTCGCCGTCTAGTTCTTGCGCGCCACCAGCGCCAGGCCGCCGCACTCGGCGGGGTCGGGCGGCATCTCCGTGGGGTCGTCCGGCCGCCACTCGGGGATGAACACGATGCCCGGGTCGACGATCTCGAAGCCGTCGACCAGCGCGCGGAGCTCGTCGGCCGAGCGCGGCGTCACCGGGTTCGCGCTCTTCCGGTACATCGCGACGGCGCGCGCGGTGTCGTCGCTCTGCTGCTCGTAGGTGGCGGACGACAACGCGAGGTAGCTGCCGGGCGCGAGCGCGTCGCGGTAGGCGGCGATCAGCCCGGCCGGGTTGCGCTCGTCCGGGATGAAGTGCACGAACAGCGCCATCACGACCATCACCGGCTGGTCCAGGTCCAGCATCATCTCGGTGGTGTCGTGCTCGAGGACGTCGTCGGGGAACTCGGCGTCGGCGTGCACCATGGCCGCGTTCTCGTTGTCCTCCAGCACGATCTCGCTGTGCGCGACCGCGACCGGCTCGTTGTCGACGTAGACCACGCGCGCATTGGCGTCGACGGCCTGGGCGACCTCGTGCACGTGCCCGACGGTCGGCATGCCGGAGCCGATGTCGAGGAACTGCCGGATGCCCTGGTCCATCCCGAACCGGATGGCCCGCCGCAGCCACTGGCGGTTGAGCCGCGCCCGCTCGCGCGCGTTCGGCTGCGCGGCCAGCACCTGCTCGGCGAACATCCGGTCGACGGCGTAGTTGAGCTGCCCGCCGAGGATGTAGTCGTACACCCGCGCGGCGTTGGGCTTGTCGAGGTCGATGCCCCGCCGCGCGTACTCGTCTTCGCTCATCCGCCGCTCCCGGAGTCAGGTCTGCCGCGAGGATAGCCGGAGACTCAGTTCTTGCGGGCCACCAGGGCGAGCTGGCTGGCCAGCTCCGGGTGGTCCCCGACCTCGGCCGGATCGTCCGGCCGCCACTGCGGGGTGAACACGATCCCCGGCGGCACGACCTCGAAGCCGTCCAGCAGCGCGCGCAGCTCGTCCGTCGACCGCGGGACGAAGTCCGTGACGCTGTTCCGGTACAGCTCGGCCGCGCGGCGGATCTCCTCGCTCTGCCCTTCCAGCGTGCCCGACGACAACGCCAGGTAACTGCCGGGGACGAGCGCGTCGCGGTAGGCCGCGATCATCCCGGCCGGGTTGCGCGCGTCCGGGACGAAGTGGATGAACGCCGCCATGATCACCATCACCGGCTCGGTGAAGTCCAGCAGCCGCCTGGTCGTCGGGTGCTCGAGGACGTCGGCCGGCACCTCCGCGTCGGCCTGCACCATCTCCGCGTTGTCGTTGTCCTGCAGCACGATCTCGCTGTGGGCGACGGCGATCGGCTCGTGGTCGACGTAGACCACCCGGCACGCCGGGTCGATCGACTGGACGATCTCGTGCACGTGCCCCACGGTCGGCATGCCCGAGCCGATGTCCAGGAACTGCCGGATCCCCCGCGAAGCGCCGAAGGGCACGGCGCGGCGCAGCCACCGCCGGTTGAGCAGGGCCACCTCCCGGAACTCCGGGTGCATCCGGAGGATCCGCTCGGCGAACTCCCGGTCGATCGCGTAGTTGAGCTTGCCGCCGATGAAGTAGTCGTAGACGCGAGCCGCGTTCGGCTTGTCGACGTCGATGTCGCGGATCGCGTGCTCCTCGGTCATCAGCGCTCCTTGCGGGCCACCAGCGCGAGACCGCCCGACTGCTCCGGCGGGTCTTCGAGCGGTCCGTCCGGACGCCATTCCGGGGTGAACACGATGCCCGGCGGCAGGATTTCGAAGCCCTTCACCAGCGCGCGCAGTTCGTCGGGTGACCGCAGCGTCAGGGGCGTGCCGCTCTTCTCGTACAGCGCCACCGACCGCTGGGACTCCTCGCCCTGCCCCTCCCACGTGCCCGAAGACAACGCGAGGTGACTGCCCGGCGCGAGGACGTCGCGGTAGGTGCCGATCAGCCCGGCCGGGTTCCGCGAGTCCGGGATGAAGTGCACGAACGCGGCCATGATCACCATCACCGGCTCGCCGAAGTCCAGCAGTTCCCTGGTGACCGGGTGCTCCAGCACCTCGTCCGGGTACTCGGCGTCGGCTTGGACCATGGCCGCGTTCTCGTTGCCCTCCAGCACGATCTCGCTGTGCGCGACCGCGATCGGCTCGTTGTCGACGTACACCACCCGCGACGCCGGGTCGATCGACTGGACGACTTCGTGCACGTGACCGACCGTGGGCATGCCCGAGCCGATGTCGAGGAACTGCCGGATGCCCTGCTCGGCGCCGAACCGCACGGCCCGGCGCAGCCACGCCCGGTTCGTCAGCGCCATGTGCTGGGCGTTCGGCAGCACCCCCAGGATCCGGTCGGCGAACACCCGGTCGACGGCGTAGTTGAGCTTGCCGCCGATCATGTAGTCGTACACGCGCGCGGCGTTCGGTCTGTCGAGGTCGATGCCCCGCTTCGCGTGTTCGTCTTCGCTCATCC
Encoded proteins:
- a CDS encoding MMPL family transporter produces the protein MDTITRTTGGGLARLAGWAQRHRWLAVALWALVLIGVTATSQLAGSAFHDDNSLPGTESQQVVDLLDRTAQSGASAQIVLKADGGLAANRAPIDDMLGEVRSLPHVRSVTEPTLSPDGRIGYATVTFDAASTDLPYDDIVKFADTAKRAGPVEFALAGDPVERISGGGGPAEGVGLLAALVILVFLFRSLLAAGLPVITAVFAVGSTLGVITVVSHFVDIASYTAPLMMLVGFGVGVDYALLIFSRYRSEILAGHDRDAAARRALDTAGRSVLFAGTTVIIALLGLLALGLGGLRGVALSVALTVLMTMLASVTLLPALLSLFGKRLERGIRRQALRREPGKAWRRLADGVQRRPLAPLAIGLIVLIGLSIPAAGMRLGFADAGTDPAGSTTRQAYDWLADGFGPGFTGPLAIVTEDGDTGALQQKLTTTPGIARVLPPMGRTVLAFPTTSPQDAATAELVTRLRTDVLPALPGHYLVGGSVAAATDFADAVAARLPLFVLVVVGLSALLLMVVFRSVLIPLKAALLNLLSIGASLGVMTLVFGDGWFGAQPGPIEAFVPVMIFAIVFGLSMDYEVFLVSRMHEEWRRTGNARLAVREGLASTGAVITAAGANMVLVFGAFLLDPSRMLAQFGLGLAVAVLLDALVIRCLLVPAIMRLLGARAWWLPRWLDRRLPHFALEP
- a CDS encoding response regulator transcription factor, which produces MIRVLLVDDQRLVRAGFRSILDGEDDITVVAEAADGREALQAAHDHHPDVVLMDIRMPVLDGLAATRHLLEDPGVRTKVVILTTFDLDEDVYGALRAGASGFLVKDTEPAELIHAVRVVARGDALLAPSITRRLIAEFAARGTRPAPSPALDRLTEREREVLTLVAAGLSNDDIARELTLSPATAKTHVSRIMTKTGTHDRAQLVVLAYESGAVTPRWLAP
- a CDS encoding sensor histidine kinase, which produces MSWPRRYAAELAVVVAVVVGSLFAVLGDRPEPAHHAALGWVLTGLGCAALFFRRRFPLAVAAFTLVCCAVYYPLTDPDGLVLLAFAYALYNAAAAGRIRGAALLVVAAMAGVTAGEISSRTGRHVDNFAFFLMTGWFVALVAGGAVAHYRAEAERTKEAEARARATDERLRIARELHDVLGHHLALINVQAGAALHRRDPGQAEEALGAIKDASKTALQELRTTLGMLRQAGGPSLQRVAELAESVGASGLTVRTEIDGVARDLPPDVEHAAFRVVQEALTNVAKHAGAKTVVVRLGYGADELSVQVDDDGRGGEAPAGNGIRGMAERARALGGELTAAPREDGGYRVRARLPVR
- a CDS encoding DUF3761 domain-containing protein translates to MKLGAVLVAGLLVTGCGVGSVPPKDTGNLGVLAPTSSAYPTPTYPVPTETTASASTTTEAPAAAVTPTAVPTAIAPKAAVPTAAAPKPAAPKTTAPKPPAPRTTAQAAPKPAECGADYYRNSDGNCVHRPSDNPAGATAICKDGTYSYSQHRSGTCSGHGGVRTWL
- a CDS encoding MFS transporter, whose protein sequence is MVVSRSGRPIVVVLASCGLVASFMQTLVVPLIPVFPRLLHVPAADASWVVTVTLLAASVITPVSGRLGDLYGKRRMILVSLGLLIAGSVVSATTSALGFQILGRGLQGCAMGVIPLGISIMRDELPPERVGGAISLMSATLGVGGAIGLPVAAVVAENADWHVLFWTAAGLGLACALLIVTVVPESPLRTPAPFDYFGAFGLAAGLLCLLLPVVKGGTWGWTSVPTLGLAAAAVVVLLGWGAYQLRRRDPLVDLRVSARRPVLFTNLASIMVGFALYAMALSFPQLLQAPASTGYGLGQTMVESGLTLAPNGLVMMLLSPVSARLIARFGPRPTLISGSLVIAAGYGFAIVLMDNAFELITASVIIGAGVGIAYAAMPALIMGSVPVTETASANGLNSLMRSVGTAISSAVMAAMLAQLTISVGGLPVPSLFGFRATFAVAAFAALAGALLAALVPRKRTAPELVAV
- a CDS encoding SAM-dependent methyltransferase, whose protein sequence is MSEDEYARRGIDLDKPNAARVYDYILGGQLNYAVDRMFAEQVLAAQPNARERARLNRQWLRRAIRFGMDQGIRQFLDIGSGMPTVGHVHEVAQAVDANARVVYVDNEPVAVAHSEIVLEDNENAAMVHADAEFPDDVLEHDTTEMMLDLDQPVMVVMALFVHFIPDERNPAGLIAAYRDALAPGSYLALSSATYEQQSDDTARAVAMYRKSANPVTPRSADELRALVDGFEIVDPGIVFIPEWRPDDPTEMPPDPAECGGLALVARKN
- a CDS encoding SAM-dependent methyltransferase; this translates as MTEEHAIRDIDVDKPNAARVYDYFIGGKLNYAIDREFAERILRMHPEFREVALLNRRWLRRAVPFGASRGIRQFLDIGSGMPTVGHVHEIVQSIDPACRVVYVDHEPIAVAHSEIVLQDNDNAEMVQADAEVPADVLEHPTTRRLLDFTEPVMVIMAAFIHFVPDARNPAGMIAAYRDALVPGSYLALSSGTLEGQSEEIRRAAELYRNSVTDFVPRSTDELRALLDGFEVVPPGIVFTPQWRPDDPAEVGDHPELASQLALVARKN
- a CDS encoding SAM-dependent methyltransferase, which produces MSEDEHAKRGIDLDRPNAARVYDYMIGGKLNYAVDRVFADRILGVLPNAQHMALTNRAWLRRAVRFGAEQGIRQFLDIGSGMPTVGHVHEVVQSIDPASRVVYVDNEPIAVAHSEIVLEGNENAAMVQADAEYPDEVLEHPVTRELLDFGEPVMVIMAAFVHFIPDSRNPAGLIGTYRDVLAPGSHLALSSGTWEGQGEESQRSVALYEKSGTPLTLRSPDELRALVKGFEILPPGIVFTPEWRPDGPLEDPPEQSGGLALVARKER